One window from the genome of Pandoraea fibrosis encodes:
- the typA gene encoding translational GTPase TypA produces MTRALRNIAIIAHVDHGKTTLVDQLLRQSGTFRENQQVAERVMDSNDIEKERGITILAKNCAVEYEGTHINIVDTPGHADFGGEVERVLSMVDSVLLLVDAVEGPMPQTRFVTRKALGLGLKPIVVVNKIDRPGARPDWVINQTFDLMDKLGATDEQLDFPIVYASALNGFASLDSEVRGGTMKPLFDAILEHVPVREADPEAPLQLQISSLDYSTFVGRIGVGRITRGRIKPGQQVVMRFGPDGEVLKRKINQVLTFRGLERVMSPEGAEAGDIVLINGIEDVGIGATICDVDTPEALPLLTVDEPTLTMNFCVNTSPLAGREGKFVTSRQIRDRLHKELNHNVALRVKDTAEDSVFEVSGRGELHLTILIENMRREGYELAVSRPRVVLKEIDGVKHEPYEMLTIDLEDEHQGAVMEEIGRRKGEMLDMVSDGRGRTRLEYRIPARGLIGFQGEFLSMTRGTGLMSHIFDAYAPLKDGTLGERRNGVLISQDDGAAVAYALWKLQDRGRMFVSPGDALYEGMIIGIHSRDNDLVVNPIKGKQLTNVRASGTDEAVRLVPPIAMSLEYAVEFIDDDELVEVTPQTIRLRKRYLVEHERKRASREQK; encoded by the coding sequence ATGACCCGCGCTCTCCGTAATATCGCCATCATCGCGCACGTCGACCACGGCAAAACCACGCTCGTCGACCAGTTGCTGCGCCAATCGGGCACTTTCCGCGAAAACCAGCAAGTTGCTGAACGCGTGATGGACTCGAACGACATTGAAAAAGAGCGCGGCATCACGATCCTCGCCAAAAACTGCGCCGTCGAGTACGAAGGCACGCACATCAACATCGTCGATACCCCGGGACACGCGGACTTCGGCGGTGAAGTGGAACGTGTGCTTTCGATGGTCGATAGCGTGTTGTTGCTCGTCGACGCCGTCGAAGGCCCGATGCCGCAAACGCGCTTCGTGACCCGCAAGGCCCTGGGCCTCGGTCTGAAGCCGATCGTCGTGGTCAACAAGATCGACCGTCCGGGTGCACGTCCGGATTGGGTGATCAACCAGACGTTCGATCTGATGGACAAGCTCGGCGCAACCGACGAGCAGCTCGACTTCCCGATCGTCTACGCGTCGGCCCTGAACGGGTTCGCGAGCCTCGACTCGGAAGTGCGCGGAGGCACGATGAAGCCGTTGTTCGACGCGATTCTCGAACACGTGCCGGTTCGCGAAGCCGACCCGGAAGCGCCGCTGCAATTGCAGATCAGCTCGCTCGACTATTCGACGTTCGTTGGTCGTATCGGTGTGGGCCGTATCACGCGTGGCCGTATCAAGCCGGGTCAGCAAGTCGTGATGCGCTTCGGCCCGGACGGCGAAGTGCTCAAGCGCAAGATCAATCAGGTGCTGACGTTCCGTGGCCTCGAGCGCGTGATGTCGCCGGAAGGCGCGGAAGCGGGCGACATCGTGCTGATCAACGGGATTGAAGACGTGGGTATCGGCGCAACGATTTGCGACGTCGACACGCCGGAAGCCCTGCCGCTGCTGACGGTGGATGAGCCGACGCTGACCATGAACTTCTGCGTGAACACGTCGCCGCTGGCGGGCCGTGAAGGCAAGTTCGTGACGAGCCGTCAGATCCGCGATCGTCTGCACAAGGAACTGAATCACAACGTGGCGCTGCGTGTGAAAGATACGGCTGAAGACTCCGTCTTCGAAGTGTCTGGCCGTGGCGAACTGCACCTGACGATTCTCATCGAGAACATGCGTCGCGAAGGCTATGAACTGGCCGTGTCGCGTCCGCGCGTGGTGCTCAAGGAAATCGACGGTGTGAAGCACGAGCCGTATGAAATGCTGACCATCGACCTGGAAGACGAACACCAGGGCGCGGTCATGGAAGAAATTGGCCGCCGCAAGGGCGAAATGCTGGACATGGTGTCGGACGGCCGTGGCCGTACCCGCCTCGAGTACCGCATTCCGGCTCGCGGCCTGATCGGCTTCCAGGGCGAGTTTCTGTCGATGACCCGTGGCACGGGCTTGATGAGCCACATTTTCGACGCCTACGCCCCGCTCAAGGATGGTACGTTGGGTGAGCGCCGCAACGGCGTGTTGATCTCGCAGGACGACGGCGCTGCCGTGGCCTACGCACTGTGGAAGCTGCAAGATCGCGGCCGCATGTTCGTGTCGCCGGGCGACGCGCTGTACGAAGGCATGATCATCGGTATCCACAGCCGTGACAACGACCTCGTGGTCAACCCGATCAAGGGCAAGCAGCTGACGAACGTGCGTGCGTCGGGTACCGACGAAGCCGTGCGTCTGGTGCCGCCGATCGCGATGAGCCTCGAATACGCCGTCGAATTCATCGACGACGACGAACTCGTCGAAGTCACGCCGCAGACGATTCGCCTGCGCAAGCGCTACCTCGTGGAACACGAGCGCAAGCGCGCATCGCGTGAGCAGAAGTAA
- a CDS encoding MarR family winged helix-turn-helix transcriptional regulator, producing MDDSLGYLVARVRQLIMAELTKETSQYGLTSTQATMLYKVATGKSKTAADLARDYCIDASAVTRLLDRLEAHGLLVRERSKMDRRTVNLSATEAGYAMADRMPDIFVRAADHLMRGFSVEEVGFLKSLLRRVIANGESG from the coding sequence ATTGACGATTCCCTCGGGTATCTCGTTGCCCGGGTGCGTCAGCTGATCATGGCCGAGTTGACGAAGGAAACCTCGCAGTACGGCCTGACGAGCACGCAGGCGACCATGCTCTATAAGGTGGCGACGGGCAAGAGCAAGACGGCAGCCGATCTGGCCCGTGATTACTGCATCGACGCGAGCGCGGTCACGCGCTTGCTCGACCGGTTGGAAGCCCACGGTTTGCTGGTCCGCGAGCGCAGCAAGATGGACCGCCGCACGGTGAATCTGAGTGCGACCGAAGCCGGATACGCCATGGCCGACCGGATGCCCGACATTTTCGTGCGTGCCGCCGACCATCTGATGCGCGGTTTTTCCGTGGAGGAAGTGGGCTTTCTGAAGAGTCTGTTACGGCGAGTGATCGCCAACGGCGAATCGGGGTGA
- a CDS encoding efflux transporter outer membrane subunit, giving the protein MKAASPLLPRLRARSAISALCLAAATLGFAGCANFAGIHSDKQISTPDQYQTQRSLPSEGGQWPGTDWAQRFGDPQLVSLIDEALAGNPDLAMAAARLKAAQAQTEGAAAALLPSVNFSGDVYRTQFTENTIYPPGYGGTWFTQGDLTASLSWELDLWGKNRSARAQATSAERAEEAEDQEVRLALATAVARSYNQLAQQYALHDVLDRISKQRQNLGKLTADRVRAGLDTQVEQKQADSNSADIQTQIAQLDGQILLTRHQLGVLLGKGPDRGLEIAPPKLAQLPTPALPDNLPLALLGRRPDIVSARWGVEAQLKGVDVAKARFYPDVNLNAAFGFSTFGLGKLIDPSSQNMQAGPVISLPIFDGGRLRANLKGQYAAYESAVANYDSTLNKALGDIADRMSSIRSADKQMVSQRVAQDAAQRAYDLAIDRYKAGLTPQLTVLTAESSLLAQEQARVNIDSARRDQQIGLIKALGGGFDAQASGLVVGQERSATTDGDAAQTH; this is encoded by the coding sequence ATGAAAGCGGCCTCACCGTTACTCCCGCGTTTGCGGGCCCGCTCAGCGATTTCCGCCCTCTGTCTGGCGGCTGCGACGCTGGGCTTTGCCGGTTGCGCGAACTTCGCCGGCATCCACAGCGACAAGCAGATCAGCACTCCCGATCAGTATCAGACCCAGCGCAGCCTGCCCTCCGAGGGCGGCCAATGGCCGGGCACCGATTGGGCGCAGCGCTTTGGCGATCCGCAACTCGTCTCGCTGATCGACGAAGCCCTTGCCGGCAACCCCGATCTGGCCATGGCCGCCGCCCGCTTGAAGGCAGCGCAGGCGCAGACCGAAGGGGCAGCCGCAGCGTTGCTGCCGTCGGTCAACTTCTCGGGCGACGTCTACCGCACCCAGTTCACGGAAAACACCATCTATCCGCCGGGCTACGGCGGTACGTGGTTCACGCAGGGCGATCTGACGGCCTCGCTGTCGTGGGAACTCGACCTGTGGGGTAAGAACCGGTCGGCGCGCGCGCAGGCCACGTCGGCCGAGCGTGCCGAAGAAGCCGAAGATCAGGAAGTGCGACTCGCGCTGGCGACGGCGGTGGCGCGCTCGTACAACCAGCTCGCGCAGCAGTACGCGCTGCATGACGTACTCGATCGCATCAGCAAGCAACGCCAGAATCTGGGCAAGCTCACGGCGGACCGTGTGCGCGCCGGTCTCGACACGCAAGTCGAGCAGAAACAGGCCGACAGCAACAGCGCCGACATTCAGACGCAAATCGCACAGCTCGACGGTCAGATTCTGCTCACGCGCCATCAACTCGGCGTGTTGCTCGGCAAAGGTCCGGACCGCGGACTGGAAATTGCACCGCCGAAACTTGCCCAATTGCCGACCCCGGCCCTGCCTGACAATCTGCCGCTCGCCCTGCTCGGCCGCCGCCCGGACATCGTCTCGGCGCGCTGGGGCGTGGAAGCGCAGCTCAAGGGCGTGGACGTCGCCAAGGCACGCTTCTATCCCGATGTGAACCTCAACGCCGCCTTCGGCTTCTCCACCTTCGGGCTGGGCAAGCTGATCGATCCGAGCAGCCAGAATATGCAGGCCGGCCCCGTGATTTCGCTGCCGATCTTCGACGGCGGCCGTCTGCGCGCCAATCTGAAGGGCCAATACGCCGCCTATGAAAGTGCGGTGGCGAACTACGACTCGACACTCAACAAAGCGCTTGGTGACATCGCCGATCGCATGTCGTCGATCCGTTCTGCCGATAAGCAGATGGTGTCGCAGCGCGTGGCACAGGACGCCGCACAACGCGCCTACGACCTGGCCATCGATCGCTACAAGGCTGGCCTCACCCCGCAGTTGACCGTGCTCACCGCCGAATCGTCATTGCTCGCGCAGGAACAGGCGCGCGTGAATATCGACAGTGCGCGACGCGACCAGCAGATCGGCCTGATCAAGGCACTGGGCGGTGGATTCGATGCACAGGCATCGGGCCTCGTCGTGGGGCAGGAGCGCTCGGCAACGACTGACGGCGACGCCGCACAAACGCACTGA
- a CDS encoding HlyD family secretion protein, which translates to MSDNQQQAPAQPAQSNGKRRRMMLTLTAVIAIAAIGYGAYYALYARYYEDTDDAYVAGNVVQITPQVAGTVTGVKVDDTQMVKAGQPLVTLDQTDARVALLKSEANLAQTVRQVRTYFVNNDAYAATVAMRESELAKAQADVKRREMAIATGAVSREELAHAQDAVKAAQASLEQARAQLVSNKALTDKTSVTTHPNVQQAAAQVRAAYLDYARTSIPAPVDGYVAKRSVQVGQRVATGAPLMALVPLNEVWVDANFKEVQIAHMRVGQPVTLTADVYGSSVEYKGTVAGFSAGTGSAFSLLPAQNATGNWIKVVQRLPVRIALDAKQLQQHPLRVGLSMQVKVNVRNTDGKELGEAPTLPVYSTDVYDKVGHDADDIVAKIITENAGAAAASGNGGASDTRNQPARARPL; encoded by the coding sequence ATGAGCGATAACCAACAACAAGCGCCTGCCCAGCCGGCCCAGAGCAATGGCAAACGCCGCCGCATGATGCTGACGCTGACGGCCGTGATTGCCATTGCGGCGATCGGCTACGGTGCCTATTACGCGCTGTACGCGCGTTACTACGAAGACACCGACGACGCATATGTCGCGGGCAACGTGGTGCAGATCACACCGCAGGTGGCGGGCACGGTCACCGGCGTGAAGGTCGACGATACGCAGATGGTCAAAGCCGGCCAACCGCTGGTCACGCTGGACCAGACCGACGCCCGCGTGGCGTTGCTGAAGTCCGAAGCCAATCTGGCGCAGACCGTGCGTCAGGTGCGCACGTATTTCGTGAACAACGACGCTTACGCCGCCACGGTAGCCATGCGCGAATCGGAACTGGCCAAGGCGCAGGCCGACGTCAAGCGTCGCGAAATGGCCATTGCCACGGGCGCCGTCTCGCGTGAAGAGCTGGCCCACGCTCAGGACGCCGTGAAGGCGGCGCAAGCCTCGCTCGAACAGGCGCGTGCGCAATTGGTGTCGAACAAGGCGCTCACCGACAAGACCTCGGTGACCACGCATCCGAATGTGCAGCAGGCCGCCGCCCAGGTTCGCGCGGCCTATCTGGACTATGCCCGCACGTCGATCCCGGCGCCTGTGGATGGTTACGTGGCCAAACGCTCGGTGCAGGTCGGCCAGCGCGTAGCGACGGGCGCCCCGCTCATGGCGCTGGTGCCGCTCAACGAAGTCTGGGTGGACGCCAACTTCAAGGAAGTGCAGATCGCGCACATGCGCGTGGGTCAGCCCGTGACGCTCACGGCCGACGTGTACGGTTCGTCGGTCGAGTACAAGGGCACCGTCGCCGGCTTCTCCGCAGGCACGGGCAGCGCCTTCTCGCTGCTGCCGGCGCAAAACGCCACGGGTAACTGGATCAAGGTCGTGCAACGTCTGCCGGTGCGTATTGCGCTCGACGCAAAGCAGTTGCAACAGCACCCGCTGCGTGTCGGTCTGTCGATGCAGGTCAAGGTCAATGTACGCAACACGGACGGCAAGGAGCTGGGTGAAGCCCCGACGCTGCCGGTGTACTCGACCGACGTGTACGACAAGGTCGGCCACGACGCCGACGACATCGTCGCCAAGATCATCACCGAAAACGCGGGTGCTGCGGCTGCCTCTGGCAACGGCGGCGCCAGCGACACGCGCAATCAGCCGGCTCGCGCACGTCCCCTGTAA
- a CDS encoding DHA2 family efflux MFS transporter permease subunit has translation MATQNAPGPLSGGQLVLGTIALSLATFMNVLDTSIANVSIPAISGDLGVSSSQGTWVITSFAVANAISVPLTGWLTERFGAVRLFITSILLFVLASWLCGMAPTLEILLAARVLQGAVAGPMIPLSQSLLLSSYPPAKSSMALALWGMTTLVAPVMGPILGGWISDNYRWPWIFYINIPVGIAAAYVTWLIYAKRETPTQRKPIDKVGLALLVLWVGSLQVMLDKGKELDWFNSSTIVALALVALVSFCFFVIWEITEKHPVVDLTLFKRVNFTGGVVAISVGYGLFFGNLVILPQWLQIYLGYTATEAGLVMAPVGLFAIILSPIIGKTLPKLDARWVVTVSFLLFALVFVMRSHFNTLVDTRTLMIPTFLQGVPMSMFFIPLTAIILSGLPAHRIPAAAGLSNFVRITCGAVGTSIATTMWDNRITLHHAQLTEHLTPYDPTFNASVESLNQLGMTTPQAHGYIDRLVTQQSAMLGANDIFWISALLFVLMIAMVWITRPMKGGGGADAAAGAH, from the coding sequence ATGGCAACTCAAAACGCTCCTGGCCCCCTGTCGGGGGGCCAGTTGGTACTCGGCACCATCGCGTTGTCGCTCGCCACGTTCATGAACGTGCTCGACACATCGATTGCCAACGTATCGATTCCCGCCATCTCCGGCGACCTCGGTGTCTCGTCGAGCCAGGGCACGTGGGTGATTACGTCGTTTGCCGTCGCCAACGCCATTTCGGTGCCGCTCACGGGCTGGCTCACCGAGCGCTTCGGCGCGGTGCGATTGTTCATCACGTCGATCCTGCTGTTCGTGCTGGCCTCGTGGTTGTGCGGTATGGCGCCCACGCTCGAAATCCTGCTCGCAGCGCGCGTATTGCAAGGTGCCGTCGCCGGGCCGATGATCCCGCTCTCGCAATCGCTGCTGCTCTCGAGCTATCCGCCCGCGAAGAGTTCGATGGCCCTGGCGCTATGGGGCATGACAACGCTGGTCGCCCCGGTGATGGGCCCGATTCTCGGCGGCTGGATCTCGGACAACTACCGCTGGCCATGGATCTTCTACATCAACATTCCGGTCGGCATTGCCGCCGCGTATGTCACGTGGCTGATCTACGCCAAGCGCGAAACGCCAACGCAACGCAAACCGATCGATAAGGTCGGGCTGGCCTTGCTGGTGTTGTGGGTCGGCTCGCTCCAGGTGATGCTCGACAAGGGCAAGGAACTCGACTGGTTCAATTCGTCGACCATTGTCGCGCTCGCGCTCGTGGCCCTGGTGTCGTTCTGCTTCTTTGTTATCTGGGAGATCACGGAGAAGCATCCGGTGGTCGACCTGACGCTCTTCAAGCGGGTCAACTTCACCGGCGGCGTGGTGGCCATCTCGGTAGGCTACGGTCTGTTCTTCGGCAATCTGGTGATCTTGCCTCAGTGGTTGCAGATCTACCTTGGCTACACGGCGACCGAGGCCGGTCTGGTGATGGCGCCGGTGGGTCTGTTCGCCATCATTCTGTCGCCGATCATCGGCAAGACACTGCCAAAGCTCGATGCCCGCTGGGTCGTGACTGTCTCGTTCCTGTTGTTCGCGCTGGTATTCGTGATGCGCTCGCACTTCAACACGCTCGTCGATACGCGCACGCTGATGATTCCGACGTTCCTGCAGGGCGTGCCGATGTCGATGTTCTTCATCCCGCTCACGGCCATCATTCTGTCGGGGTTGCCGGCACATCGCATTCCGGCCGCGGCAGGTCTGTCGAACTTCGTGCGCATTACGTGCGGTGCTGTAGGCACATCGATCGCGACCACCATGTGGGACAACCGGATCACCCTGCACCACGCGCAGTTGACGGAGCATCTGACACCCTACGATCCGACGTTCAACGCCTCGGTAGAGAGCCTCAATCAGCTCGGCATGACGACGCCGCAGGCCCACGGTTACATCGACCGCCTGGTCACGCAGCAGTCGGCCATGCTCGGTGCCAACGACATTTTCTGGATCTCGGCGCTGCTGTTCGTGCTGATGATCGCGATGGTGTGGATTACGCGCCCGATGAAGGGCGGCGGTGGCGCAGACGCCGCGGCCGGCGCCCACTGA
- a CDS encoding AzlD family protein, with translation MPDLTLLLPLATVALMAVTTYATRIVGFLVLRDRTLSPRVRAVMESLPGCVLISVIAPSFVADRPADLMALALTLLAAMRFSLLPTVILSIVVTGALRYLVG, from the coding sequence ATGCCTGACCTCACGCTGCTTCTGCCGCTGGCGACCGTCGCCCTGATGGCAGTCACGACCTACGCCACGCGTATCGTCGGCTTTCTCGTGCTGCGCGATCGTACCCTGAGCCCACGTGTGCGCGCCGTGATGGAGAGCTTGCCCGGCTGTGTGCTCATTTCGGTGATCGCGCCGTCGTTCGTCGCCGACCGGCCTGCCGATTTGATGGCGCTGGCGCTGACGTTGCTCGCCGCCATGCGATTCTCGCTGCTGCCGACGGTGATCCTCAGTATCGTTGTGACCGGCGCATTGCGTTATCTCGTCGGTTGA
- a CDS encoding AzlC family ABC transporter permease: protein MSSSAASSQQSDVKLEVARGMRASLPVMLGFVPFAMVLGAQAAQKGMPAFLVPLMTGLNFAGGSEFTAVRLWTSPPHLALIVAMSCLVNARHILMGAALAPLMRHVQLRRALASLFLMCDESWAMALTDVKARGADRVSLPYYLGVAVNLWLTWIAFTALGAVLGPVLGDIEQYGFDMAFTAVFLVLLKGMWRGWRKSLPWLVSLVAAALTYLYVPGAWYVAAGACAGLVAAILMEPRDA from the coding sequence ATGTCTTCTTCGGCTGCATCGTCACAGCAGTCGGATGTCAAACTCGAAGTGGCGCGCGGTATGCGCGCTTCATTGCCGGTGATGTTGGGTTTCGTGCCGTTTGCGATGGTGCTGGGTGCACAAGCCGCGCAAAAGGGCATGCCGGCGTTTCTCGTCCCGCTCATGACCGGGCTCAATTTTGCAGGGGGCTCCGAGTTCACGGCAGTGCGCTTGTGGACATCGCCGCCGCATCTTGCGCTGATCGTCGCGATGTCGTGCCTGGTCAATGCGCGTCATATTCTGATGGGTGCTGCGCTCGCGCCGCTCATGCGGCATGTGCAATTGCGTCGCGCGCTCGCTTCGTTGTTTTTGATGTGCGACGAAAGTTGGGCGATGGCGCTCACCGACGTGAAGGCGCGGGGTGCCGACCGGGTCAGTCTGCCGTACTACCTCGGCGTTGCCGTGAATCTCTGGCTGACGTGGATAGCCTTTACGGCGCTTGGCGCCGTGCTCGGGCCCGTGCTTGGCGACATCGAACAATACGGCTTCGACATGGCGTTCACCGCCGTCTTCCTTGTGTTGCTCAAAGGGATGTGGCGCGGTTGGCGCAAGAGCCTGCCGTGGCTGGTCAGTCTCGTTGCCGCAGCGTTGACTTACCTTTATGTGCCGGGGGCGTGGTACGTCGCGGCGGGGGCGTGCGCCGGGTTGGTGGCAGCGATTCTGATGGAGCCGCGCGATGCCTGA
- a CDS encoding acyl-CoA thioesterase, whose translation MNTPQNQSERSEVTFRFLAEPAAVNFGGKVHGGSLMKWIDEVAYACAATWSGRYCVTVSVGNIRFRRPILVGNLVELRARIVATGRTSMHIHVSVHAGDPKWGELRQTTDCLMVFVAVDESNHPVSVPSFEPKTEEQKALAKYAMDVKAALDAIVELKPENVAN comes from the coding sequence ATGAATACCCCGCAGAATCAAAGCGAACGCTCCGAAGTCACTTTCCGCTTTCTGGCCGAGCCGGCCGCCGTCAATTTCGGTGGCAAGGTGCACGGGGGCTCGCTCATGAAGTGGATCGACGAAGTGGCCTATGCCTGCGCCGCCACCTGGTCGGGCCGCTATTGTGTAACGGTCAGCGTCGGCAACATCCGCTTCCGCCGTCCGATTCTGGTGGGCAATCTCGTGGAGCTGCGCGCACGTATCGTGGCGACGGGCCGCACCAGCATGCACATCCATGTCTCGGTGCACGCCGGCGATCCCAAGTGGGGCGAGCTGCGTCAGACGACCGACTGCCTGATGGTGTTCGTCGCCGTCGACGAGAGCAACCACCCGGTCAGCGTGCCGTCCTTCGAGCCGAAGACAGAAGAACAAAAGGCATTGGCGAAGTACGCCATGGACGTCAAGGCAGCGCTGGACGCCATCGTTGAACTCAAGCCGGAGAACGTCGCCAACTAA
- the truB gene encoding tRNA pseudouridine(55) synthase TruB, with protein sequence MTDPRSQAPRQKLPRFALDGVLLLDKPLGLSSNDALIKAKRLLQALKAGHTGTLDPLATGLLPLCFGEATKFSQDLLEADKTYEARVRLGETTTTGDAEGEVLLTRPVTVDEAAIRAVLPRFTGPISQVPPMYSALKRDGKPLYEYARAGQTLEREAREVTIHLLEVTACALPDAAEFTLRVTCSKGTYVRTLAEDIGEALGCGAHLRALRRTAVGPLTLDGALTLEALAALDHAQRVAALAPVDALLKTLPTIWLDETLARRFAHGQRLRLDETRCPQPLRECAAGHDDIEVKVYAEAVGDAPVRLLGVARLDAQALLTPQRLLKTQ encoded by the coding sequence ATGACGGACCCGCGTTCGCAGGCACCCCGCCAAAAACTCCCTCGTTTCGCCCTTGATGGCGTGTTGCTGCTGGACAAGCCGCTGGGCTTGTCGTCCAACGACGCACTGATCAAAGCCAAGCGCCTGTTGCAGGCATTGAAGGCCGGGCATACGGGCACGCTCGACCCGTTGGCGACCGGTTTGTTGCCGTTGTGCTTCGGCGAGGCGACGAAGTTCTCGCAGGATTTGCTGGAAGCCGACAAGACTTACGAAGCGCGTGTGCGTCTGGGCGAAACCACGACGACGGGCGATGCGGAAGGGGAGGTGTTGCTCACGCGTCCCGTAACGGTGGACGAAGCGGCGATTCGCGCCGTGCTGCCGCGCTTTACGGGACCGATCTCTCAGGTGCCGCCGATGTACTCGGCGCTCAAGCGCGACGGCAAGCCGTTGTACGAATATGCGCGCGCAGGACAGACGCTTGAGCGTGAAGCCCGCGAGGTCACCATCCATCTGCTGGAAGTGACGGCATGCGCCTTGCCCGATGCCGCCGAGTTCACCTTGCGCGTGACATGCAGCAAGGGCACGTATGTGCGCACGCTGGCGGAAGACATCGGCGAAGCGCTGGGCTGCGGCGCGCATTTGCGCGCGCTGCGGCGCACGGCGGTTGGCCCGCTCACGTTGGATGGCGCGCTCACGCTCGAGGCGCTTGCCGCGCTCGATCACGCGCAGCGGGTGGCCGCGCTGGCCCCGGTCGATGCCCTTCTGAAGACGCTACCGACCATCTGGCTCGATGAAACGCTCGCCAGGCGCTTCGCACACGGGCAGCGTCTGCGTCTGGATGAAACACGTTGTCCTCAGCCGCTGCGCGAATGCGCCGCGGGACATGACGACATCGAGGTGAAGGTCTATGCCGAAGCCGTCGGCGACGCCCCGGTGCGCTTGCTCGGCGTCGCGCGGCTCGATGCGCAAGCGTTGCTCACACCGCAGCGCCTGCTCAAGACGCAGTGA
- the rbfA gene encoding 30S ribosome-binding factor RbfA, translated as MAKKRGVPGRNLRINDQIQRDLSELIQREVKDPRIGLVTLQSVEVTPDYAHAKVFYTTLTGDPKATGEALNEAAGYLRNLLFKRLHIHTVPTLHFHFDQSIERAIEMSRLIDTANATRAKEEAGEGDAPDSDKEDDGK; from the coding sequence ATGGCAAAGAAACGTGGTGTTCCGGGCCGCAATCTTCGTATCAACGACCAGATCCAGCGCGATCTGTCGGAGTTGATTCAACGCGAAGTGAAGGACCCGCGCATTGGTCTGGTCACGCTGCAAAGCGTGGAAGTGACGCCGGACTATGCGCATGCAAAAGTGTTTTATACGACGCTGACCGGCGATCCGAAGGCAACGGGCGAGGCGCTCAACGAGGCGGCCGGCTATCTGCGCAATCTGCTGTTCAAGCGGTTGCATATCCACACCGTGCCGACGTTGCACTTCCACTTCGACCAGTCGATCGAGCGTGCCATCGAGATGTCGCGACTGATCGATACGGCCAACGCGACGCGCGCGAAAGAAGAGGCCGGCGAAGGCGACGCACCGGACAGCGACAAGGAAGACGACGGCAAGTAA